A window of the Halobacterium hubeiense genome harbors these coding sequences:
- a CDS encoding tubulin/FtsZ family protein: MRVAAIGVGGAGGRIVDALLEDDDSRDVSYLDGVCALDTDQAALANLNTVPEDARQLFGQVKTGGSGADGDPERATAAFEADRLESRRAAEDAVSSEAAATVLIASLGGGTGAGVTAKLAGALQELYDHPIYAVTILPASHEAIPDKNPARALQAVDSAVDAQIVFDNDVWLDPDDDITAVAGELNQVLVERLGALFSAGEVAAADTVGQRVVDASEIIATLNEGGLATIGYAEQRLQSEQQSGLESMLDRIRGLVGSADGAVDEITAIKGVETTLRRATRGRLTFDCPLDGAASALLIVAGPPAWLHQSAISDGQSWLAEEIGSVQLRTGDNPLPNSDSLGVLVVFAGVRDAPRIEALRTTGQ; encoded by the coding sequence ATGCGCGTCGCAGCCATCGGTGTCGGCGGTGCAGGCGGACGCATCGTCGACGCCCTCCTCGAAGATGACGACTCGCGAGACGTGTCGTATCTCGACGGTGTATGTGCCTTAGACACCGATCAAGCGGCTCTCGCCAACCTCAATACCGTCCCCGAGGACGCACGGCAGCTGTTCGGCCAAGTCAAAACCGGTGGGAGCGGGGCGGACGGCGATCCAGAGCGCGCTACAGCGGCATTCGAAGCCGACCGTCTCGAAAGCCGACGCGCCGCCGAAGACGCCGTCAGTTCCGAGGCCGCCGCGACCGTGCTCATTGCATCGCTTGGCGGTGGCACCGGCGCTGGCGTCACCGCCAAACTCGCGGGTGCACTTCAGGAGCTGTACGACCACCCCATCTATGCGGTCACCATCCTCCCTGCGTCCCATGAGGCGATTCCCGATAAGAACCCGGCACGGGCGCTCCAAGCAGTCGACAGCGCGGTCGACGCACAGATCGTCTTTGACAACGACGTGTGGCTCGATCCGGACGACGACATCACAGCTGTCGCTGGAGAGCTAAATCAGGTGCTTGTGGAGCGACTCGGCGCCCTCTTCAGCGCTGGTGAAGTTGCAGCCGCCGATACTGTGGGTCAGCGCGTCGTCGATGCCAGCGAGATCATCGCCACACTGAACGAAGGCGGATTAGCGACGATCGGGTACGCCGAACAGCGCCTGCAGAGCGAGCAACAGTCCGGTCTGGAGTCGATGCTCGACCGCATTCGTGGCCTCGTCGGGTCGGCTGACGGGGCCGTCGACGAGATTACAGCGATCAAGGGCGTCGAAACCACGCTTCGGCGGGCGACGCGGGGACGCTTAACCTTCGACTGCCCGCTGGATGGAGCAGCAAGCGCATTGCTAATCGTCGCCGGGCCACCGGCATGGCTGCATCAGTCAGCGATCTCGGACGGGCAAAGCTGGCTAGCCGAGGAGATCGGGTCGGTGCAGCT
- a CDS encoding CARDB domain-containing protein → MLDLSIPPSRNAYSVIVVALLCTSLAVGTGAAAGSSDLFVTISDTTISDDEPETGDTITITPTIHHSSASEGGFRITEVVVTASTGETLSSVDNLGTIGADESIDVPLRATFDTAGEKHLTITVRGVQTNSSGAVEVIDTIDYPVYVSVSEPTSDDPEPAPQLDIDADTAVANTAVPVNVTVSNGRESDLSDLSVRLNAVNQSLDTETRLKPTLAAGNLTTFSFEIQPAAAGNLTLRAVLDAEEETVETTRSIPVRELRSEIAVDATVLTQNDSRYLQYRVTNLGNAPAHDVTIVGQAGETQLPAAGIGTVAPATSQTALIPADVPPNTSVTLQSSYTVGTETNQHSRTIDSVSAVNAQTADDGGVQAAQQFPLIGGLAGGFPGSLVGFVLFSACVGVGWVGYRRFRTAD, encoded by the coding sequence ATGTTGGACCTCAGCATTCCACCGTCACGAAACGCATACTCGGTGATCGTGGTTGCGCTTCTCTGCACCTCGTTGGCCGTTGGCACGGGAGCCGCTGCCGGAAGCTCGGACCTCTTCGTCACGATTTCGGACACCACCATCTCCGATGATGAACCTGAGACCGGCGACACAATTACGATCACGCCCACGATTCACCACTCGAGCGCGAGTGAAGGCGGGTTTCGAATCACCGAGGTGGTGGTAACCGCATCGACTGGCGAGACGCTCTCGAGTGTCGACAACCTCGGCACGATCGGGGCTGACGAGTCGATCGATGTGCCGCTTCGGGCGACATTCGATACAGCCGGCGAAAAACACCTGACGATCACCGTTCGTGGTGTTCAAACAAACTCCAGCGGCGCCGTCGAAGTGATCGACACTATCGACTACCCGGTTTACGTGAGTGTCTCCGAGCCAACGAGCGACGACCCAGAGCCTGCACCCCAGCTCGACATCGACGCCGATACTGCCGTTGCTAACACAGCCGTCCCGGTCAACGTCACCGTTTCGAACGGCCGCGAATCTGACCTCTCGGACCTATCTGTCCGGCTGAACGCCGTTAACCAGTCGCTTGACACGGAGACGCGGTTGAAGCCGACCCTTGCAGCCGGGAACCTGACGACGTTCTCCTTCGAAATTCAGCCAGCTGCGGCCGGTAACCTCACACTCCGAGCGGTCCTCGACGCCGAGGAAGAGACAGTTGAGACCACCCGCTCGATCCCCGTGCGGGAACTCCGCTCGGAAATCGCCGTGGATGCGACAGTTCTTACGCAAAACGACTCCCGCTACCTGCAATACCGAGTCACCAACCTGGGGAACGCACCCGCACACGACGTCACGATCGTCGGCCAAGCGGGTGAGACACAGCTCCCCGCTGCCGGTATCGGTACTGTTGCCCCTGCCACGTCGCAGACCGCGCTCATCCCCGCGGATGTTCCACCAAACACGTCGGTCACTCTCCAGAGTAGTTACACGGTCGGCACCGAAACGAACCAGCACAGCCGCACTATCGACAGCGTGTCGGCTGTGAACGCGCAAACCGCAGACGACGGTGGAGTTCAGGCAGCACAACAGTTCCCGCTCATCGGCGGTCTCGCCGGCGGTTTCCCCGGTTCACTCGTCGGATTCGTCCTCTTTAGTGCCTGCGTTGGCGTTGGCTGGGTTGGCTATCGCCGCTTCCGGACCGCCGACTGA
- a CDS encoding TrmB family transcriptional regulator: MDDTTLTESLKELGLSTYAAETFLGLQRVGPATASDIAAITDVPRSQVYGAADELEELGLVNVQSSNPKEFRAVSPSTAGELLRSRIAQQTTEMVSQLEAIRAADGRPEQGESDSIWRVQGLQNTNQKAIDFLESADSRVHYYVTAAAFLPSAAVDALEATATDGCTVSVFAPADTAVAERRPGLVADTIGFEHIDPPAAFADNCTRLLVVDDSAVLIGVTTPQAPREELCFWSAGEQVAPPLAAAFRAVLRQ, from the coding sequence ATGGACGACACCACCCTGACGGAGTCGCTCAAGGAGCTGGGATTATCGACGTACGCCGCGGAAACCTTCCTCGGATTACAGCGGGTTGGCCCTGCAACGGCCAGCGACATCGCCGCCATTACTGATGTTCCGCGTTCGCAGGTGTACGGGGCAGCCGATGAGTTAGAAGAGCTTGGATTGGTGAACGTTCAATCCTCGAACCCCAAAGAGTTCCGGGCTGTCTCCCCGAGTACAGCCGGTGAACTGCTACGCTCTCGGATTGCTCAACAGACGACGGAGATGGTGAGCCAACTAGAAGCGATTCGGGCGGCAGATGGTCGGCCTGAACAGGGGGAATCGGATTCAATCTGGCGGGTGCAAGGACTGCAGAACACCAATCAGAAGGCTATTGACTTCCTCGAATCCGCGGACAGCCGAGTGCATTACTACGTCACTGCTGCTGCGTTTCTCCCGAGCGCCGCGGTTGACGCTCTTGAGGCGACCGCCACAGACGGCTGCACCGTCTCAGTATTTGCTCCGGCTGATACTGCCGTTGCTGAGCGTCGACCGGGACTGGTCGCGGACACGATCGGTTTCGAGCATATTGATCCTCCGGCCGCGTTTGCGGACAACTGCACCCGGCTTCTGGTCGTCGATGACAGCGCAGTCCTGATCGGCGTCACAACGCCACAGGCCCCTCGCGAGGAGCTATGCTTCTGGAGTGCCGGTGAACAGGTCGCCCCGCCACTTGCAGCGGCTTTTCGCGCCGTGCTGCGTCAGTAG
- a CDS encoding HVO_0758 family zinc finger protein, giving the protein MTSRVFPRERGVGCMDSVRRALREGEISKDMYERLECVECEEQLVTKNEPDEVGTVRACPECGTKWRQLP; this is encoded by the coding sequence ATGACCAGCAGAGTTTTTCCCCGCGAGCGCGGAGTCGGATGTATGGATTCCGTTCGACGGGCCCTTCGCGAGGGTGAAATTTCGAAAGACATGTACGAGCGCTTGGAATGTGTGGAGTGCGAGGAACAGTTGGTCACGAAGAACGAGCCCGACGAGGTTGGCACAGTTCGAGCCTGCCCGGAGTGCGGAACGAAGTGGCGACAGCTCCCCTGA
- a CDS encoding TetR/AcrR family transcriptional regulator produces MDIDSPFEGPPEDTREEILRAAFLVLQEHGYSGLSMSRIADEVGLQKASVYHHYSDKDSLLLALVDYVIEEMKYRMVQQEDGDSLQQLQCFIDQVAFGRQMEGELAGFSPPSEETLRVFIQIRARATHDDAYREKITEITRLQQDHIADVIQAGIDRGQFADVDAERVAAVVSTLLNGIFSRRVTTNADVEPVREAIHAYLETVLVN; encoded by the coding sequence ATGGATATAGATAGCCCTTTCGAAGGACCCCCCGAAGACACTCGTGAGGAGATCCTCCGAGCAGCCTTTCTTGTTCTCCAAGAACACGGCTACAGTGGTCTGTCAATGAGCCGTATCGCCGACGAAGTGGGACTCCAAAAAGCGTCTGTCTACCACCACTATTCAGATAAAGACAGTCTCCTGCTCGCACTCGTTGATTACGTCATCGAGGAAATGAAATACCGAATGGTTCAACAGGAAGATGGTGACTCTCTTCAGCAACTACAGTGCTTCATCGATCAAGTCGCATTTGGGCGACAGATGGAGGGAGAGCTAGCAGGATTCTCGCCACCATCGGAGGAGACACTCCGAGTGTTCATTCAGATTCGGGCACGGGCAACCCACGATGACGCCTACCGAGAGAAGATTACGGAGATTACGCGTCTCCAGCAGGACCACATTGCGGACGTCATTCAAGCGGGGATCGACCGTGGCCAGTTCGCTGATGTCGATGCGGAACGCGTGGCGGCGGTTGTCTCAACGCTTTTGAACGGTATTTTCTCACGACGAGTTACGACGAACGCAGACGTGGAACCGGTCCGCGAGGCGATCCACGCCTATCTGGAGACGGTTCTGGTGAACTGA
- a CDS encoding COG1361 S-layer family protein yields MIDKPHAQKYVSGITVTALALMVVLTAVPMPVQAAESTVTGKPDISVSSPNGPVEASSTQTLTVTLSNTGTILQGGQASYEQEVQTAEGLQVQVLEDRISEPINVNTGTHTVSSLPSGTAARSQFQLELGQVEPGTYRIPIEVSYEHTRSVSYGPYQETFRKTSEENDIRYIELTVEEKPQFKLVAEGENNVFGGDTGQLAFTVKNTGTQTATDASVQLRSQSPALYFGSQSSPQSSTSLYIPSIAPGETRNLSAQVGAEANTEAGHYPIETTLAYTNENGVTEQSDTLTTGVLVQPERRFALTNIQTERFRVDESEATIQAEVVNTGTGNANNVAVRLTSLPGITATNGEAAVGNLAPGESKPVSFTVSIPESAEPGTNSFPFAVEYENPDGDLRTTTSPIRKALEIGAEQNPFKVVNVSTDVSPGGSDTVAVRVQYQGDDPVSATNAKLFVSDPLSTSDDGAYLGSMEPGETKVATFTASAGSDALVKDYDASVEIRYDEQDGDTKYTDGLPIGVAISPASGGLPVPLPVIGAIVVVVLGAGYLLYRRR; encoded by the coding sequence ATGATTGACAAACCGCACGCTCAGAAATACGTTTCCGGAATAACCGTTACCGCTCTCGCACTAATGGTCGTGCTTACGGCAGTCCCGATGCCAGTACAGGCCGCCGAAAGCACAGTTACTGGGAAACCAGATATTAGTGTCTCATCACCGAACGGGCCGGTTGAAGCTAGTTCTACACAAACGCTCACAGTTACGCTCTCAAATACGGGGACGATCCTTCAGGGTGGTCAAGCCAGCTATGAACAAGAAGTACAGACTGCTGAGGGGCTGCAAGTTCAGGTTTTAGAAGACCGGATTAGTGAACCAATCAATGTAAATACCGGTACACATACTGTTAGTAGTCTCCCAAGCGGGACCGCTGCCCGGTCACAGTTCCAACTTGAACTCGGCCAAGTGGAGCCTGGTACGTACCGGATTCCTATCGAAGTATCGTACGAACACACGCGCTCCGTTTCGTATGGTCCATATCAGGAGACGTTCCGAAAGACGAGCGAAGAAAACGACATCCGGTATATTGAGCTGACAGTCGAAGAGAAACCACAGTTCAAACTCGTCGCTGAAGGTGAGAACAACGTCTTCGGCGGTGATACTGGCCAGCTTGCATTCACCGTGAAAAACACGGGGACGCAAACCGCCACTGATGCGTCCGTACAGCTGCGCAGTCAATCGCCGGCACTCTATTTCGGGTCCCAATCCAGCCCGCAGTCCTCGACGAGCCTCTACATCCCGTCGATTGCACCCGGCGAAACCAGAAATCTCTCCGCTCAAGTTGGCGCCGAAGCGAACACTGAAGCTGGTCACTACCCCATTGAGACGACACTTGCGTACACCAACGAGAACGGCGTGACCGAGCAATCTGATACGTTAACAACCGGGGTCTTAGTTCAGCCTGAGCGCCGCTTTGCACTGACAAACATCCAAACGGAACGCTTCCGCGTGGATGAATCCGAGGCAACGATTCAAGCCGAGGTCGTTAACACCGGCACTGGCAACGCAAATAATGTTGCTGTTCGCCTTACCTCGCTGCCAGGTATCACTGCAACTAACGGGGAGGCCGCGGTAGGGAATCTCGCGCCGGGTGAATCAAAACCGGTGTCGTTCACCGTGTCAATTCCCGAGTCGGCAGAACCAGGCACGAACTCCTTCCCGTTCGCTGTCGAATACGAGAACCCGGACGGTGACCTCCGAACGACAACGTCCCCGATTCGGAAAGCACTCGAAATTGGTGCCGAACAGAATCCGTTCAAGGTCGTCAACGTCAGCACCGATGTGTCCCCGGGTGGAAGTGACACGGTCGCCGTTCGAGTGCAATACCAAGGTGACGACCCTGTGTCGGCGACGAATGCAAAACTGTTCGTCAGTGACCCACTATCGACCTCTGACGACGGCGCGTATCTCGGTTCCATGGAACCCGGTGAGACGAAGGTGGCAACGTTTACAGCGAGTGCCGGCTCCGATGCGCTCGTCAAAGACTACGACGCGTCAGTCGAGATTCGATACGACGAACAGGATGGGGATACGAAGTACACTGACGGTCTCCCGATCGGCGTCGCGATCTCTCCGGCTTCAGGCGGGCTACCGGTGCCGCTCCCGGTGATCGGCGCCATCGTTGTTGTGGTTCTCGGAGCCGGCTACCTCCTGTATCGGCGCCGTTAA
- a CDS encoding efflux RND transporter permease subunit, whose protein sequence is MAKLRGIFASIGDRIQARPVATLLIAALLILVAVGGAAQITSVTGDAAFVGSDPTYEAFSESFDRGTIAVLVRGDITEPSTIEAIDRYDRQMAKTDDVYMVQSPADQIRAEYGRIPESQAKIEAVIGSPDYTTVQIVTDTGLSQQAERPIYSKAVSTSEWARFPASATVTVTGSAAFSAQLSTLIQQSTQQLLGLAVGLMILALFFLFRGVRLRLLPIVAVFTGVIYTFGAIGYGGIPNSTMTSAVFPILIGLGIDYSVQFHERYEEELETYPPRTALPKALGGVGPPVLIAMLAAALGFGATWVSATSPAIIWFAQTSILGVLLTFLAGILVLLSGLTLYVRWKADPAETQPDGGESAEPAQDGDADIGFVGRTLGRGSRVLATHPVAVLLLALVLTGVGFQIGGSLDTMADTEEFIPQDLPAYVDLQQFRAETGGGGSTSYDVLVTGSELKHPETLRWMTDLEHVATQAPLIEGVDTPATLVKQYNGGEIPQTEAGVSRVLEQIPEQQRQQYYNDGRAHITIVSPQDMTTAEVLSFLENARGSISYSSPPPGVTAELTGTAAISTPAIMEQIESRNTTTGLGVLFVFALLLLYYRDLVKAVAPLVPMVFVIGWQNIYMFALDLPVSPLGASLGAMTVGIGAEYTIIVMERYYEEKRRDGVSRLDAVQVAAGRVGKAISVSGMTTVFGFSALILSPFPVLSSFGFLTVGVIFLTLIASLATLPPTLIVLDTVAERVTTYWGTSAEHTGT, encoded by the coding sequence ATGGCTAAGTTACGTGGCATATTCGCCTCGATCGGTGATCGAATCCAGGCCCGCCCAGTAGCGACACTTCTGATTGCGGCGTTGTTAATTCTCGTCGCAGTCGGTGGCGCCGCACAGATCACGAGTGTCACTGGGGATGCAGCCTTCGTTGGCAGTGACCCCACGTACGAGGCGTTCTCTGAATCGTTCGACCGTGGCACAATTGCGGTCCTAGTCCGGGGTGATATCACTGAGCCGTCGACAATCGAGGCGATCGACAGATATGACCGGCAAATGGCGAAGACCGACGATGTCTACATGGTCCAGAGTCCGGCCGATCAAATCCGTGCGGAATACGGCCGGATTCCGGAATCGCAGGCAAAAATCGAAGCCGTCATCGGTTCTCCCGACTACACGACAGTCCAGATCGTCACTGACACTGGCCTGTCACAACAAGCGGAACGCCCAATTTACTCGAAAGCAGTCAGTACCAGCGAATGGGCGCGGTTCCCCGCCAGTGCAACGGTGACAGTCACCGGGAGCGCAGCGTTCTCTGCGCAGCTCTCGACGCTCATCCAGCAGAGCACCCAGCAGTTACTCGGCCTGGCAGTCGGGCTGATGATTCTCGCCCTGTTCTTCCTCTTTCGTGGTGTACGATTACGCTTGTTGCCGATCGTCGCCGTCTTCACGGGTGTCATTTATACCTTCGGGGCGATCGGCTATGGTGGCATTCCGAACTCGACGATGACGAGTGCGGTGTTCCCGATTCTCATCGGTTTGGGAATCGACTATTCCGTGCAGTTCCACGAACGGTATGAGGAGGAACTGGAAACGTATCCGCCCAGGACCGCGCTTCCGAAGGCGCTCGGCGGGGTTGGGCCACCAGTCCTGATTGCGATGCTCGCCGCGGCACTTGGATTCGGCGCAACCTGGGTGTCCGCGACTTCCCCGGCGATTATTTGGTTTGCTCAGACTTCGATTCTAGGTGTCCTGCTAACGTTTCTCGCAGGAATTCTCGTCCTGCTGTCGGGACTTACCCTCTACGTTCGCTGGAAAGCTGACCCGGCCGAAACGCAGCCCGATGGTGGTGAGAGTGCAGAGCCGGCCCAAGATGGTGATGCAGACATCGGGTTTGTCGGACGGACGCTTGGCCGCGGCTCACGTGTACTTGCGACCCACCCCGTTGCCGTGCTACTGCTCGCGCTCGTCCTGACGGGCGTCGGCTTCCAGATCGGAGGGTCACTAGACACGATGGCTGACACTGAAGAGTTCATCCCGCAAGATCTCCCCGCATACGTTGACCTCCAGCAGTTCCGGGCTGAGACTGGTGGTGGCGGCTCCACCAGCTACGACGTGCTCGTTACGGGGTCGGAGTTGAAGCATCCGGAGACGTTGCGGTGGATGACTGACCTAGAACACGTTGCAACACAGGCGCCACTGATAGAGGGTGTCGATACTCCGGCAACGCTGGTGAAACAGTACAATGGTGGCGAGATCCCCCAGACGGAGGCTGGCGTCAGCCGCGTGCTCGAACAGATTCCCGAACAGCAGCGCCAGCAGTATTACAACGATGGCCGAGCACATATTACGATCGTGTCGCCACAGGATATGACCACCGCTGAAGTGTTGTCGTTCCTGGAGAACGCACGCGGCTCAATCTCGTACAGTTCTCCACCACCGGGAGTTACTGCAGAGCTTACCGGAACAGCCGCGATCTCTACGCCCGCGATCATGGAGCAGATCGAGTCACGAAACACCACCACAGGGTTGGGTGTGCTCTTTGTGTTCGCACTCCTCTTGCTGTACTACCGTGATCTCGTGAAAGCAGTTGCCCCACTCGTGCCAATGGTGTTCGTGATCGGGTGGCAGAACATCTATATGTTCGCGCTTGATCTACCGGTCTCTCCACTCGGAGCAAGCCTCGGAGCTATGACCGTCGGGATCGGCGCTGAGTACACGATCATCGTGATGGAGCGTTATTATGAGGAAAAACGGCGGGACGGCGTGAGCCGACTTGATGCTGTCCAAGTGGCCGCCGGCCGCGTCGGGAAAGCAATCAGTGTCTCCGGGATGACCACGGTTTTCGGCTTTTCCGCGCTCATTCTCTCTCCATTCCCGGTTCTCAGTAGCTTCGGCTTCCTCACTGTCGGCGTGATCTTCCTCACGCTGATCGCGTCGCTCGCAACGCTCCCGCCAACCCTGATCGTCTTAGATACAGTCGCTGAGCGAGTGACCACATATTGGGGGACTAGTGCAGAACACACCGGAACTTAA
- a CDS encoding COG1361 S-layer family protein, giving the protein MNSNYSTTILVVALVLASVAIAGVPGAVSAQESGEVIGQPDISFATATGEVSAGTADELSIAITNRGSIDKGGPSQYENRVTTARGMTMSLDDSNVPIDVQAGELSIGNVPTGSSQTTVPIEIAEDAASGTYKIPVEYEYQFSRVVDYDAYGTDYSDFTRTRTGSITVAVTDDARFEVVDITGTAQIGDDSDVSMTLRNTGAEIARGATVGATSRSNALTFDSGGPSATSYVGDWESGETRNVSYGISLAPDATQRGYTLDLTVEYQDANGISQSSEPMTAGVEAIDEQAFAFSDVDTSLRVGEDGEITGTVTNQGPQSAKSVVVRYADESATMVPIEESVAVGSLDAGESASFRLPIEVTSSAEASPNLIDFAVNYRNADGDRRAYDKLDVRADVAPERDQFTVELAEQTIETGGSRTIAVDVTNNLNETVTDIEARLFADDPLDTGDADTGYVESMEPGETVTVSFELTAASSATPDKTYPISFDFRYDDQRGNSQLTDTMRVPINVVESSGGGLPMPLIIGAVVLIGGAAAVLWYRRQ; this is encoded by the coding sequence ATGAACTCGAACTATTCCACAACTATCCTTGTCGTTGCGCTCGTCCTGGCCTCGGTCGCCATTGCCGGCGTTCCTGGCGCGGTTAGCGCCCAAGAATCTGGGGAAGTGATCGGTCAACCGGATATTTCCTTCGCCACGGCAACCGGCGAAGTCTCAGCTGGGACGGCCGACGAGCTCAGCATCGCGATCACAAACCGCGGCTCCATCGATAAGGGCGGCCCATCCCAATACGAAAACCGAGTAACGACTGCCCGCGGGATGACGATGAGCCTCGATGACAGCAACGTGCCGATTGACGTTCAAGCCGGTGAACTCTCCATCGGGAACGTCCCAACTGGCTCTAGCCAAACGACAGTCCCAATTGAGATCGCTGAAGATGCTGCATCGGGGACGTACAAGATTCCCGTCGAATACGAGTATCAGTTCTCGCGAGTCGTTGACTACGACGCGTACGGAACTGATTACAGTGACTTCACGCGCACGCGCACCGGATCTATCACGGTGGCGGTAACTGACGACGCCCGCTTCGAAGTAGTGGACATTACCGGCACGGCCCAGATCGGCGATGATAGTGATGTCTCGATGACGCTGCGCAATACGGGCGCGGAAATCGCTCGTGGAGCAACAGTCGGTGCGACTTCCCGCAGCAACGCATTGACCTTTGATTCCGGTGGCCCGAGCGCAACGTCGTACGTGGGTGACTGGGAGTCCGGTGAGACTCGGAACGTGTCGTATGGCATCTCCCTTGCGCCTGATGCGACACAGCGTGGGTACACGCTCGATCTCACGGTCGAATACCAGGATGCGAACGGAATCAGCCAGTCATCTGAGCCAATGACAGCCGGCGTTGAGGCCATCGATGAACAAGCGTTCGCGTTCAGCGATGTGGACACCTCACTACGCGTGGGAGAGGACGGCGAAATTACGGGCACCGTCACGAATCAGGGCCCACAGTCCGCAAAGAGCGTCGTCGTTCGCTACGCCGATGAATCCGCGACAATGGTGCCGATCGAAGAATCCGTCGCCGTCGGCTCGCTCGACGCGGGCGAGTCCGCATCGTTCCGACTGCCGATTGAAGTCACGAGTAGCGCCGAGGCGAGTCCGAATCTGATCGACTTCGCGGTTAACTACCGGAACGCCGATGGTGACCGACGGGCGTACGATAAGCTCGACGTCCGCGCTGATGTCGCCCCCGAACGCGACCAGTTTACTGTTGAGCTCGCCGAACAGACGATCGAGACGGGCGGCTCACGCACGATCGCTGTCGACGTGACGAACAATCTGAATGAAACCGTCACGGACATCGAAGCGCGGCTGTTCGCTGACGACCCCCTCGATACTGGTGATGCAGACACCGGCTACGTCGAGTCTATGGAGCCAGGGGAAACCGTCACGGTGTCCTTCGAGCTGACGGCGGCGTCATCGGCAACGCCGGATAAGACCTACCCGATTTCGTTCGACTTCCGGTACGACGATCAGCGGGGGAACAGCCAGTTGACGGACACCATGCGCGTCCCGATCAACGTCGTGGAGAGTAGTGGTGGCGGCCTCCCGATGCCGCTAATCATCGGCGCAGTCGTCCTCATCGGGGGGGCTGCAGCAGTGCTCTGGTATCGGAGGCAGTAA